ATGCTGCCAATAAAAGTTGCTACAACGGCCATAAAGATAAAGAGTAAAACGGTTTTTACATCGTACGTTTCTCCGAGAAGCATAAAACCGCTGTAACCAATAAAGGGATTGCCTTTATCAAGTCCGGGTCCAAGTTCAGAGCCGCCAAACATAAGCGCAAAACCAAAAAGCCAGAAAATAAATGCGCCTGCTGTTGTTGCCATGAAGCAATGTGTCATATAGCTGAGCATATTTTTAGAACTTACAAGACCACCTAATAAAACAAATCCTGCCTGCATAAACAGAATAAGGAAAGCCGTCATGAGTATCCAGACAAAATTTCCTGAGATATTCAACCCTTCGAGGCTGTGAGAGAACGTCAATGCGCCGTTGGGATCGCCTGCCTGTGCGCTTTTCCATGTACAAAACAAAATCATGGGAATGCTGTATCCTATGAGCCTTCCGAGAGATTTTAATTTCATTCCTGATATACTGAGCACGAGAGCCTCCTTTTATGGTTGAGCATAGTTATTAACATCATGACTATCTTTTTGTAATTTTGAATAAGCTACGTTTTTATTTGCAATACCTTTTTCGGGAATCTCAACGACCTCATTGTTTTTTGTTTCCTCTTTGGATGATAATTTAACAACCCTTCCATTCGCAATGGCACGGTCTCCTGCCTCACCCGTGCGGATGCGGATTGCAGATTCTACATGCGATATGAATATTTTGCCATCTCCGTTTGCCCCTGTTTGCGCCCCGTCAATAATCATGTTAACAACCTGGTCTACATCCGCATCGTGAACCACGATCTCGAGTTTTAACTTTTGATGCAAATCAACCTTATATTGCCTGCCACGCCATATCTGGACTGCGCCCGCTTCACTTCCGTGTCCTCTGACCTCGCTTACCGTCATTCCGCTTTTTTCTATCTCCTGTAACGCCGCACTTATTGCCGGAAAACGTTCAGGGCGAATAACTGCCTCTATTTTCTTCATTTTCAATTTCCTCCACAAAATTTCTCTACCAATAAAAACTACGCATAAACATCAGTAATTTCCAACAGTTTTTCTTCAGATTGTTCATCAATTTTTAGTTCTTCTTTTGGTTGCATCCTTACCCATCTACCCTTTTCTGTTGCAATATCCTCTTGTACTACCTTTGACTTTAATCGTAACGCATATTCATGTTCTCCATTATTATTCCCATTTTTCTCATATAAAAGATTATCAATGGCGCCAGTTACCTCATCGACATCTTCATCTATCAAAATAACCTCAACCTTTGCATGTGATATTAAGTCGACGATATATTCCTCACCACGCCA
The genomic region above belongs to Candidatus Jettenia caeni and contains:
- a CDS encoding nitrogen regulatory protein — translated: MKKIEAVIRPERFPAISAALQEIEKSGMTVSEVRGHGSEAGAVQIWRGRQYKVDLHQKLKLEIVVHDADVDQVVNMIIDGAQTGANGDGKIFISHVESAIRIRTGEAGDRAIANGRVVKLSSKEETKNNEVVEIPEKGIANKNVAYSKLQKDSHDVNNYAQP